The Methanolobus sp. WCC4 genome includes the window AGCCATATTATACAATAAGGGTCATAAGTTTTTGTGTTCCGAAATGAACCTATATCTATAAATTTGATATGACAATTATGATATTGGAATTAGTTTTTTGTCCTGATACGACATACATCTGATATTTTGACTCACAAAAAGACAATACTTATATAGTATAGTTACCTCTATCACGCCGTGAGCGGGCCTATTTTTTAACCCCACTCCCACACTAACCCCCACTCCCCAGCCCGCTCACGCAAAAACAATGGGAAGATGAACAAGGTTAAGGGAAAACTTCTGTTTAAAATAACACGTAAGCAATGCTTTGATTAGTTGCAGCTATTGACAGAGCATTGATAAAAGAAAAAAGAGAAAAGGGCGTTCCGGCATTCACCAGAACCCGGAAACGATCATTCAGTATTACTCATCCTCAACCGGCGGCGGACATGCTGCTTCACATGCCTTGCCATATTCATCGATGACGGACTCCTTACAGAGACCGACACCATGCCTGTGAGCTGCACGGCTTATCATATGAGCCGCCACAGGAGATGTGATCAGGATGAAAAGAGCTACAGTAATTGCCTTTACACCCATAGGGGACAAGCCAACTTTGAGCAGGATACTAAGCATTACACTAAATGCACCAAGTGTTCCGATCTTCGTGGTTGTATGCAGCCTGTTGTAAACATCAGGAAGCCTTGCAAGTCCGAGCATGGCAAGGAACACGAAGAAAAGTCCTAAGATCAGAACTGCGTTGCTCAGCAGCTCAAGGATCATTGAAAGAGTGCTCAAAATACCACCCCTTCGTCAAGATACTTTGCAATGGTCACCGTTCCCACAAAGGATATGATAGCAAGTACAAGTGCCACATCCATGAAGAAAACAGATTCCTGCACGTATGAGTAGATACCGAGCATGACAACAATGACCGTTGTCATTGCATCCAGGGCTACGACCCTGTCAGGAATGGTCGGTCCTTTGATGACCCTGTACAGACAGGGTATAAAGGATATAACCATGAAGATAAGTGAATATTCAAGCAGGTTCATTCGAATGCCTCCATTGTGTATTTTTCCAGGTCCTCACTTATGGACCGGGCAATGCCTTCCGGATCGGTTGCATCTATTGCATGCACATACAGGATGGACCTGTCATCAGATACATCGATAGTCAGTGTACCAGGTGTAAGGGTGATAGTGTTCGCAATGGCTGTGATACCAAGATCGGTCTTTGAATCGATCGGTACTGCGATGATACCAGGCTTTATGTCGATCTTCGGCTGAAGCACGATCTTCGCTACCATTATGTTAGCCTTGATGATCTCCACTATAAGCACGTAAAGGAACTTGATCTGTGCCGGGATCTTCTTCACAGCGTTACCGAAGGAGAAATCCTGGTCGAACGGGAACAGGACCTTGAATGGCCTGATAATGAATGGTGCGATTAGAACTCCAAGTATGAAGTTGTTCACATTTACAGTACCATGAACGAAGCACCATACAAGACCGAGTACGGCTGAATAGGCAATATATCTCTTCATCTTACCACCCTCGTCATCACAGCATCGATATATGGCTGCGGATCAAGTATCTGGTTCGCCGTTGCTTCTGCAAGGGCGATCAGTGGTTCTGCGTAAATACCAAAAGCAAAGATCATCAGTGCAAGGACGACTATCGGAAGTGCTATCATCGGAGATGTACCATGTGAGGAATACTCCCCGTGCTCTGCAACATCCCTTTTCTCGCCCCAGAACATCAGCAGCATTGCCCTGAACATGTAGAACAGGGTGAAGATCGCAAAGATAAGTGCGATTGCTATGGCAAAGTAGTAGCCCTCACCAATACCTGCATCAAAGAGCTGGAACTTGGCAATGAACCCTCCTGTAGGGGGCAGTCCTGCAATGGACATTGCACCTGCAAGGAACACCAATGACATAAATGGTGCACTATCTACCATGCCACCCATCTTTCTCATGTCCCTGGTACCTGCATGGTGTATGATACCACCTGAGGTAAGGAAAAGCATGGACTTTGCGATCGCGTGGTTCACAAGATAGACCAGTGCCGCTGTGAGACCATATACACTGCCAAAGCCAATTCCAAGGAAGACATATCCTATCTGGCTGACACTGGAGTATGCAAGCAGACGTTTTACATCGGTCTGTGCAACGGCTGATATCGCTCCTACAACGATGGTCGCCAGTGCAAGATAGATTATCACAGGTTTGAATATATAGAGCGTGTCAATGAATATCAGGAAGAACACCCTGAGCATTCCGTATGCTCCGACCTTTATCAGCACACCACTAAGCATTGCGCTTATGGGTGAGGGTGCGGTTGGGTGCACATCCGGAAGCCAGTAGTGAAGCGGGAATATCGCGGCCTTGTTACCGAACACAACCACGAACATCAGGGCTATAGCGAACACGTGCCAAGGAAGCGTTCCTGCTGCACTCATTGCGCTGAGCTTCACAGAGATATCTGCCATGTTAAGTGTACCTGTTGTGGCATAAAGGGAAGCTACTGCGATGAGCATGACAATGGAACTTACCATGTTCAGTACAAGATACTTGAAGGTGGCTTCCATCTTGTCAGAGCTTTTTGTAACTCCTCCCTTCTCGTTGGCAACTACAAGTGCACATGATGAGAGCAGAAGGATCTCAAAGAATACGAAGAGATTGAATATGTCACCTGTGAGGAAGGAACCGTTAAGTCCTGCCACAAGCAGACTGAAGAGCGGATAATAGGATGCGCTCAGTGACCTCTCTTCTATATAGTCAAGTGAATAGATAAGTGCCAGGAATGACACGAATGATGTCAGTACCACCATTCCGGAACTGAGCAGATCGGCAACCAGTATGATACCGTATTTGCCCCATTCTCCTACCTCATAGGCCTGTATACCTCCTGACCAGACCTGAAGAAGCAGAAGTACACTTAATATTGCAAGTATGAACGAGACTGAAACACTCAATACCTTCTGTATTCCCGGCTGTTTCCTCAAAAGCACCATGAGGGATGCCATGAGTATCGGGGTTGCTATCAGAATGATAGGCAGGTGATTCTCCAGTGCGATCATCCCCAGAGCCTCCTGAGTTCCCTGATGTCAGTTGTTCCATACTCCTCGTAGATACGATAAGCAAGGATCAGTATGAATGCGGTTGTTGCCAGACTGATAACAATGGCTGTAAGTACAAGAGCCTGTACCAGCGGATCAACGAAATCCACATGATGACCGGCTTCAAGCACAGGTGCAAGGACGCCCTGTGACAGAGTATCTGTAAAGACAGTGCCGGTCGCCTCGGCAGCTCCGTGTCCGCCATCATCCGTGATGATAGGGACCTTTCCTTCGAAGACCCCTGTTGAAACGATCAGCAGGTTGACCGCATGGGACATTATACCCAATCCTATGATCACCCTGACTATATCACGACGAAGGATAAGGAACGTACCTATACCGAAGAGTATGGCAATTGTAAGGGAAAGCAGTGTACTGTTCATCTGTCATCACCTACATTCTTGAAAATGGAAAGCAATCCACCAATTACCACGAAGTAGACACCGATATCGAACAGTCCTGCAGATACCAGTTCGATCTCCCCAAAGAAGGGGAGATGGACGAATTCAACTGCACTCCTGAAGAAGTTATGTGAAAAGGCCATGGCCGCAAAGGCCGTTACTGAGGCCAGCAGCAGACCAAAACCGAACCAATTACCCCAGTCAGGGTTGAAGAACGATTTGATGAAATCCAGACCATATGCCACGTATGTCAGTGCTATCACCGACGCGAACATGACACCACCAATGAATCCTCCTCCCGGGTTGTTGTGTCCCGCAAGTAAGAGGGATATTGAAAAGAGGATGACCAAAGGCAAACATATCTTTGTTATTGTTTTTGTTATCAAGGTTGTCACTGATCATCACCTCTGCTGTGAATAAGGTTGTAGACACCAAATGCTGCAAGACAGAGAACCGAGATCTCACCAAGTGTATCATATCCTCTGAAGTCCACAATGATCACATTCACAATGTTGTGACCTCCTGCAAGCGGAAGGCTCTTCTCAATGAAGTAATGTGAAAGGGACTCGAATGGTGGGACTATTCCCTGTGTTGCATTGATAAGCATTATGAATACTATCGAGGCTATTGTAACGGATATCAGAAGGTCCCTGACAAGAGTTGAAGCGGGAATATGTTCCCTGAACTTCTGCGGGATCTTCACTATAGCCAGCAGGAAGATAATTGTCGAAAGTGTCTCCACAAGTACCTGTGTCAGAGCAAGGTCCGGTGCCTGCAGGTATATGAACAGGAGAGCTACCAGATAGCCAAGTCCTGAAAGGGATATTATCGCAGGTATGTACCTTGGAAGTAGTGCAGCTCCAAGTGCTGAAACCACCATGAACAGGAAGATGAGGCTTTCGTACAGTGGTACGTCGAAGTTGAGGTTCTGCGGGATAAAGCTCGTTGCCAGCAGTGCTGCAGGTATTGCGAACATTGCAATGACAAGCAGCAGAAGTGCAACCACATATGTCTTTACCGGACCGGGCTGCATCCTGTTGGAGAACTTTGCTGTAACGTTCTTTGCGTTCTCCACGGTTGCATCATAGTAGTAATTGACACTTATCCATGGGAACTTTGCATTGAACCTGTCCTGCCAGTCTGCTATCTTACCGTATTGTGTGTATGTAAGGATACCCAGTGCGAAAGTGACTATTGTCATAATAAGTGACGGGGTGATCCCATGCCACAGCTTTACATGCAGATGGGCCTCTTCGAGCAGTATGCCGGAAACCGTAGGTCCGACGAAATAGTGTACCGGAATTGAAGGTACAAGTCCGAATAGTATAATAAGACCTGCAAGGAAGATCGCAGGTGCGAGCATGATCATCGAAGGATCGTGTATGTGATCAGGCAATCCCTTTGAAGGTCTCTTACCAAGGAATATGCCGTCTATCAGTTTAATCGAATAAGCGAATGTGAACACACCACCAAGCACTGCAAGTGCCGGAATGAGTATGCTCCATGGTCCGCCAAGAAGGTGACCCATCTCAACAGATGACTCGTAGAACATCTCCTTACTTAAGAATCCGTTAAGAGGCGGAATTCCAGCCATGGAGAGAGCTCCGATGGTAGCCACAATGAAGGTGATCGGCATCTCCTTCCGCAAACCACCCATTTTCGTGATATCCCTTGTGGCAGTCTCATGGGCCACTATACCGGCTACAAGGAAGAGACATGCCTTGAAGGTTGCGTGGTTAAGAAGATGGAAAGTTGCAGCAGCAACACCGATACCCGGATGGTGATGAGTGGTGTAACCGTACATTGTCATAAGATATGCAAGCTGACTGATGGTTGAATATGCAAGTATTCCTTTTATGTCAGTCTGCCTGAAAGCAAGGAAACCTGCAAGGAGCATCGTAAATATACCGATACCGCTTACCATGATGAACCATGCATCGGTTCCTGAGAATATCGGGTGTATCCTTGCAACGAGATAGATACCTGCCTTGACCATAGTAGCAGAGTGCAGGAACGCACTGACAGGTGTTGGTGCTTCCATAGCGTTTGGAAGCCATATGTAGAAGGGACCCTGTGCTGATTTAGAAGCAGCCCCTATGAATATAAGAATGAGTGCAGCCAGGAAGAGATCATGGCCATGTAACATTTCCTTTATGGATTCGCTATGCATTATAGTAGGAATGTCAAATGTACCGGTAATAGCATGTAATACAAGGAAACCGGCAAGCATGAACAGACCACCTGTTGCCGTGATGAGCATAGATTTCGTTGCACCATACACCGACATTGGCCTGTTGCGCCAGTATCCGATAAGCATGAATGATGTAACACTGGTGAGTTCCCAGAAAATGAACAGCTGGATCGTGTTGGCAGAGAATACCATACCAAGCATTGAACCCATGAAGAAGAGGAGTTGCTGATAGTATCGTGGAAGATCTTCTTTCTTTGACATGTACCCGTTGGAGTATGACATGATGATAACACCAATGCCGGATACGATGAAACCGAACATGACGCTCAGGCCATCAATATAGAAAGAGAAGTCAATTCCCACTGAAGGAAGCCATTCTATAGATCCCTGAATGGTCTCCCCATGTATGATCTCCGGTGCAGCCTGAGCAACCAATAATAAACTCAGGAATGCAACTGCGGAAGCGTACCAACCTATTTTATCCTTTAGAAGTTTTTCCACGGCAGGCAATATACCGGCCAAAACAAATGGCAAAAAAACCGCTAGAGTAATTGCTGTAAACGGATCCATGTCACCTTAGATTCA containing:
- the mnhG gene encoding monovalent cation/H(+) antiporter subunit G yields the protein MSTLSMILELLSNAVLILGLFFVFLAMLGLARLPDVYNRLHTTTKIGTLGAFSVMLSILLKVGLSPMGVKAITVALFILITSPVAAHMISRAAHRHGVGLCKESVIDEYGKACEAACPPPVEDE
- a CDS encoding cation:proton antiporter, with the protein product MNLLEYSLIFMVISFIPCLYRVIKGPTIPDRVVALDAMTTVIVVMLGIYSYVQESVFFMDVALVLAIISFVGTVTIAKYLDEGVVF
- a CDS encoding Na+/H+ antiporter subunit E, which produces MKRYIAYSAVLGLVWCFVHGTVNVNNFILGVLIAPFIIRPFKVLFPFDQDFSFGNAVKKIPAQIKFLYVLIVEIIKANIMVAKIVLQPKIDIKPGIIAVPIDSKTDLGITAIANTITLTPGTLTIDVSDDRSILYVHAIDATDPEGIARSISEDLEKYTMEAFE
- a CDS encoding NADH-quinone oxidoreductase subunit M, whose protein sequence is MIALENHLPIILIATPILMASLMVLLRKQPGIQKVLSVSVSFILAILSVLLLLQVWSGGIQAYEVGEWGKYGIILVADLLSSGMVVLTSFVSFLALIYSLDYIEERSLSASYYPLFSLLVAGLNGSFLTGDIFNLFVFFEILLLSSCALVVANEKGGVTKSSDKMEATFKYLVLNMVSSIVMLIAVASLYATTGTLNMADISVKLSAMSAAGTLPWHVFAIALMFVVVFGNKAAIFPLHYWLPDVHPTAPSPISAMLSGVLIKVGAYGMLRVFFLIFIDTLYIFKPVIIYLALATIVVGAISAVAQTDVKRLLAYSSVSQIGYVFLGIGFGSVYGLTAALVYLVNHAIAKSMLFLTSGGIIHHAGTRDMRKMGGMVDSAPFMSLVFLAGAMSIAGLPPTGGFIAKFQLFDAGIGEGYYFAIAIALIFAIFTLFYMFRAMLLMFWGEKRDVAEHGEYSSHGTSPMIALPIVVLALMIFAFGIYAEPLIALAEATANQILDPQPYIDAVMTRVVR
- a CDS encoding NADH-quinone oxidoreductase subunit K, with amino-acid sequence MNSTLLSLTIAILFGIGTFLILRRDIVRVIIGLGIMSHAVNLLIVSTGVFEGKVPIITDDGGHGAAEATGTVFTDTLSQGVLAPVLEAGHHVDFVDPLVQALVLTAIVISLATTAFILILAYRIYEEYGTTDIRELRRLWG
- a CDS encoding monovalent cation/H+ antiporter subunit B encodes the protein MTTLITKTITKICLPLVILFSISLLLAGHNNPGGGFIGGVMFASVIALTYVAYGLDFIKSFFNPDWGNWFGFGLLLASVTAFAAMAFSHNFFRSAVEFVHLPFFGEIELVSAGLFDIGVYFVVIGGLLSIFKNVGDDR
- the mbhE gene encoding hydrogen gas-evolving membrane-bound hydrogenase subunit E, giving the protein MPFVLAGILPAVEKLLKDKIGWYASAVAFLSLLLVAQAAPEIIHGETIQGSIEWLPSVGIDFSFYIDGLSVMFGFIVSGIGVIIMSYSNGYMSKKEDLPRYYQQLLFFMGSMLGMVFSANTIQLFIFWELTSVTSFMLIGYWRNRPMSVYGATKSMLITATGGLFMLAGFLVLHAITGTFDIPTIMHSESIKEMLHGHDLFLAALILIFIGAASKSAQGPFYIWLPNAMEAPTPVSAFLHSATMVKAGIYLVARIHPIFSGTDAWFIMVSGIGIFTMLLAGFLAFRQTDIKGILAYSTISQLAYLMTMYGYTTHHHPGIGVAAATFHLLNHATFKACLFLVAGIVAHETATRDITKMGGLRKEMPITFIVATIGALSMAGIPPLNGFLSKEMFYESSVEMGHLLGGPWSILIPALAVLGGVFTFAYSIKLIDGIFLGKRPSKGLPDHIHDPSMIMLAPAIFLAGLIILFGLVPSIPVHYFVGPTVSGILLEEAHLHVKLWHGITPSLIMTIVTFALGILTYTQYGKIADWQDRFNAKFPWISVNYYYDATVENAKNVTAKFSNRMQPGPVKTYVVALLLLVIAMFAIPAALLATSFIPQNLNFDVPLYESLIFLFMVVSALGAALLPRYIPAIISLSGLGYLVALLFIYLQAPDLALTQVLVETLSTIIFLLAIVKIPQKFREHIPASTLVRDLLISVTIASIVFIMLINATQGIVPPFESLSHYFIEKSLPLAGGHNIVNVIIVDFRGYDTLGEISVLCLAAFGVYNLIHSRGDDQ